A region of the Geomonas subterranea genome:
GGCCTTGAGCGCGTGGATGTCGGTGAGGGGCGTCGCGGCTAGCGAGACATATGATTCTATCCCGTGGGTGAGCGCGTCGACCCCGGTGGCGGCCGCGAGCTTGGCATCCTTGGTCTTGAGCAGTTCCGGATCGACGATGGCGATGTCCGGGATGAGGGAGCGGGAGATAATGGACATCTTCAGCTTCCGGTCGGTGTCCACGATGATGGTGAACTGGCTCACCTCCGACCCCGCCCCGGCCGTCGACGGAACGATGACCATGGGCGGAAGCGGCGTGGAGATCTTGTTGATCCCTTCGTAGTCCTTCAGTCTCCCCCCGTTGGAGGCTATGGTGGCGATGGCCTTGGCCACGTCGGTCGGGCTGCCGCCGCCGACCGAGACGATGCCGTCACACCCAGAGGCGAGATATTTGGCTGCGCCCTCGGTGACCTCGCAATCCTTGGGGTTGGTGGTGAGGCTGGAGAAAATGACAGTATCGAGCCCGGCCGCACGCAGGTAGTCGACCGCGATGTCCACCCAACCGGCGGATATGACGTCGTCATCGCTGACCAGGAACACCTTGGAAACGCCAAGGCGCACGACGCTCTCGCCGATCTGGCTCAGAGAGCCCCTGCCGAATATGATTTCGGGTGCAACGAACTTGCTTATTTCCATCTCTGTGACTCCTGAAACTGATTGTCGCCACGGGCCTGCCTGCACCCACGGATAACGTATACACAGGCAAGATCGGTACCAAATCCGGCTCAAAGGGACGCAGGCGGGACGGGATCTCTAATGAGGACCGCTGGTAATACCTTGAATACAAAACAATGAGACGGCTTTTTACGATCTGCGAAAAAAAGTGGCTCGATTTGGAACAGTCCCCGGGAGGAGGGGCGAACAGTGTCACTATATCTAACAAGCGTCATTTTTTGGAACAGAAAAAACGTCTCGTTTTGAGACAGGGCGAGTTTTCTTCGGAAGCAGACGGTGGCAGAGATTGAACTAAGTCTAATGGCGAAGGGACTTTATGCCTGCGGCATGGCGCCCCCCGGACTAACCGGCGCTGGCGGCAACCATTTTATTCTATTTCGTTGTAAACGTGGTGCGAGAAGGAGGATGGACAATGAACACCAGGGAATCCCCGGCGTACTGTCGCTTGGGGTGGCGGCGGGGCTTAGTTCTGCTTGGTCTTTAGCTTCACGTGCGGCTTGAACTCCCAGGGGGGCTGTGGGTTGTCCTGGATCCAGAGGCCGCTGCGCCTGGCGCGAGCCATCCGCTCGATCCCGATGTAGTGGGGGTGATCCCCCCTGGTGAGAAGCCTGCGATATGCCCAGGCCCAGCCGTCGTTGAGCATCTCGAGGTTGATGTTGCGGTCGTCCAGATAAACGACGGCCACGGCGACCTGCGTGGGTTCGGTCTTGAAGACAAGGGTCTCGCGGATCTCGAGGCGCACCACCTGGTGCAACACCTTGAGAGACAGGGCGCGGAAGGCGTCCTCCGAGTAAGGCTGGCCCGGCTTGTACCAGCCGGTGAACTTGTCGATCTTGGCCGTTTGGGGAGCGGCGATACCGTAGAGACGCACGGGTATTTCGGTACCGTAGGAATTGACGGTGAGGCGGTCCCCTTCGCTGACCCCGACCACCAGTCCTGCTATCATGTGCCCCGGGTGATGGGGATCGTTCTGGGCATGGGCCGGTACCACGAATAGCAGCAAAGACGACCACAGCGCCAATAAACAGCCCGCTTTTCTCAACAACAGCCCCCTTCCCACCGCCACGTCCGGTTGATTTGCTAAACCGCGCGCCATGTTAGCAAAACAGTTCAGGCAAAGCAATGCTCAATACCGCAACTGCTGCGCCGGAAGCGGTGGCAGAAGCTTGATCAGCAACTGATACGCCAGTATCTCCACCGAAACGATGCCGACGGCGATCATCACTTCGGCGAAAGAAGGGAAGTAGTGCCAGCCGTTGCCCGGATTGAACCCGATCAGGTAAACGTTGAACCGGTACAACCCGCCCCCCGAGAGCATCACCACGGCGGCGATGAACAGACGGCGAGGGGAGTGCTTTTCGCCGACGCGGAAAAACGGGATGGCGCCGATGCCCATAAGGAAACACTCGGCAAGGAAGAAGATGGAGTAGAAATCGCCGATCGCCGTGGCCACGATGGTCCCGGCGCATCACGTCCCCGATACGGATCACAAGCCATGCCGCGGTGAGCCAGGGAATGACCCGCCCCACCGCCGCGAGCTGTGAGTCGTGGAAACCGCGGTTCAGGACGAAGGAGGAAAGAACGGAAACGAAGATGACGATGGCATAGCCGAAATAGATGCAGTTAATCAGGAACAGCAGGGGGAGAAACGGGCTGTGCCAGAGCGGATGCAGCTTGGTGGACGCGATCAGCATCAGCGAACCGAGCGCGGACTGGTGCATGGTGGGAAGGATGATGCCGGCCGTGGCGGAGCAGATCAATACCCTGTTGATGATGGTCCACAACCGGGGTAAGGCGACCGGGCACCTCCCCTTCCCTGCCGGTTGCCAGGCCACCAGCCCCTTGCGCAACAGGAAGTTCAGCGCCAGGGTGCGCATGGCCGTGGGCGTGCCGCGCCCCATCAGGGCGAGCAGGTTGGGAAGGTACTCCAGACACAGGGCGATCAGGTAGCCGAAGAGGCAGAGCACGAGCTCGAAGAAGGCGGAACTGGGTTGCCAGCTGGTGGCGGAGAGGAGCCCGTGTGCGTTCCAGGGGCGGCCGATCTCGACCACGATGGAGGATGCCGCCAGGAAGGAGCCGAACAGGCTGGTAAGGATGGCGGACTTGACAAGGGTGTTGTAGTGGCCGCGGTTGATGATGTAGCTGAGAAGCGCCACCGTGTAGCCGCCGCAGGTGACGGCGGTGCCGATGGCGACGTCGTAGGCGACCCAGATGCCCCACGGGTAGCCGTCGCTCAAGTTGGAGACGGCGCCTATTCCCTTGGTGAAACGGACCGCGGTGAAGAACAGGCCGACCAGGGATAGGGACAGCAAAACGAAAAAAGATTTGGTGAAGATATTCCCCTTGCCACCGGGTGGGCGTGTACTGACACCGATCATCTCTGTCCCTGTCGCCTTGCGCTGATGAAGCGCGGCAAGTGTAAGGGGTGGAAGGGGCAGCTGTCAACATTTCCCTACTTTGGTTGCGCGGCGGCGGAGGGGCGAGTCGGGGTCGGGGAATGTCGGGGGTAAATCCCCCCTGTCCCCCCTTCGCAAAGGGGGAACGTGAGGGCGGGCAAAAAAAAGCCCCGGGGGGGGACCCGGGGCGAGGGACAGACGCGAGGTTGTGACGGCTAGGCTTCTTCGAAAAGTGCCGTGGAGAGATAGCGCTCGGCCAGGTCCGGGAGTATCACCACGATGATCTTGCCGGCGAACTCGTCCAGGTTGGCGAGGCGTACGGCTGCGGCAACGGCGGCACCGCTCGAGATCCCTACCAGGAGCCCTTCTTCCTTGGTCAGACGCTTGGCGAACTCGAGCGCCTCGTTGCTGTCGACCGCTTCGACACGGTCGATGAGGGAGAGGTCGAGGGTCTCGGGGATGAACCCGGCACCGATGCCCTGGATCTTGTGCGGACCGGGCTTGAGCTCCTGGCCGGCGAGCTTCTGCGCGATGACCGGGCTTTCCTTAGGCTCGACGGCGACCGAAATGACCGCTTTCCCCTTGGTGTGCTTGAGGTAACGAGAGATACCGGAGATGGTGCCGCCGGTTCCGACGCCGGAAACGATGACGTCGACGGCTCCGTCGGTATCGGCCCAGATCTCGGGGCCGGTGGTCTTTTCATGAATAGCGGGGTTCGCGGGGTTCTTGAACTGCTGCGGCAGGAAGTAGCGCGCAGGATCGGAAGCCGCGATCTCCTCCGCCTTGGCTACGGCGCCCTTCATCCCGGCGGAACCGGGGGTGAGGATCAGGTTTGCCCCCAGGGCGGCCAGCACCCGGCGGCGCTCGATGCTCATGGTTTCCGGCATGGTCAGGGTCAGCTTGTAGCCGCGCGCGGCGGCGACGTAAGCGAGAGCGATGCCGGTGTTGCCGCTGGTCGGCTCGACGATCTCGACCCCGGGTTTCAACACGCCACGTTCCTCGGCGTCCCAGATCATGTTGGCGCCGATACGGCACTTCACCGAGTAGGCAGGGTTGCGCCCTTCGACCTTGGCGAGGACGGTGGCCTTGGCCCCCTTGGTCACATGATTCAGCCGCACCAGCGGTGTGTTGCCAATGGATTGGGAGTTATCTTGGTAGATACGGGACATGGTGGTTGTTCTCCTTTCGGTGGGTTGCCTTTCGTTGGCCAGGCCAACGATAACATCTGCTAAATAGTCGGCAATTCCTCTTCGTTTTGGACATTTTTATATTTAACCTGCAACATTGTCAACTATTTTATTTGCGTACTTGATTCCGCTGATGTGTTTTGAAGCAAAAAGGCGCCTCTCGGTCTCTATCCAGCAGGCGACCTCCCCCTTTACGTCCGCCGTGCCGCCCCGACGTATCCCGCCTGCAATTCACGCACTGTCACGTCAATTAACGCCCGCGCAGCGGAATCAAACATCACAGTTACAAGATCAACTACACGATCTAAACCGCCAGTAGATGGCCATTTTGCTTCATGTCAACTGCCGATGCGCGAGCAGAGGTTCCAGATGGCAATAGCCACGTCTTTGCCAAAAAATGCCACGCCGCATACAACAGCTGCCAACTGTGACAATACATATTTATTTCTTGACAAATTGAGTTTCAAAAACTACCCTCCCCGCAATCGAATGACATGAGAGCAGCATCAATGTTGTGCAGGCACACCCTGTGCTGTCAAACGGAGGAGATGTGGCAGAGGCGGAAAAGGAACTTGGATTCGACACAAAACTTATCCACGGAGGGATCGTGCCCGGTCCGTCCGGCGCCACCAAGTCCGCCATCGTACAGGCGTCGGCCTTCGCCTACCAGACAGCCGAGGAACTGGAGGACGTCTTCAAAGGGAGGGCGGTCGGCCAGGTCTACACGAGGATCGGAAACCCGACCCTGGAGGGGCTTGAAAAACGGCTGGCGGTGATCGAGAACGGCATAGCAGCTGTGATCACCTCTTCGGGTATGTCCGCCATCACCACCGCGGTCATGGCCGTGGTGAGAAACGGGGACGAGATACTTTCCTCGGCGTCCCTTTTTGGCGGCACCTACTCGCTGTTCCACGACACGCTTGCCAACTACGGCATCAAGACGCGCTTTTTCGATCCCACCGACCTGGGCGCGCTGGAAGCCGGGGTCAACGAAAGCACCCGCCTCATCTTCGTCGAGACCATCGGCAACCCGAAGATGGATATTCCCGATATCGCGGCGTTTTCGGCGGTCTCCAGGAAGTACGGCATTCCGCTCATGGTCGATGCCACTGTTTCCACACCGTACCTGGCGCGGATGCGGGACCTGGGCGCGGACATCATCATCCATTCGACCAGCAAGTATATAAACGGCACCGCCAACTCCATCGGCGGCGCTATCGTCGACACGGGGAGCTTCGACTGGCACAGCGAGAAGTTTCCCCATTTCGAGCCGTTTCATCGCAAGTACCGCAACTTCGCCTTCACGGCTCGGGTGAGAAAACTGATCCACAAGGATTTCGGCGCCTGCGCCGCCCCTCTCAACGCCTTTTTGTCCGGAGAAGGGCTCGACACGCTCGCCCTCAGGATGGAACGCCACTGCTCCAACGCACTCGCACTGGCGCGCTTTCTTAAGGCCCACCCGAAAGTGGCCTGGGTCAACTACCCGGGACTTCCTGACTCTCCGTTTCACGAGGTGGCCGGGCGCCAGTTCGGCGGCCGCTTCGGCGGGCTGCTTACCTTCGGCCTCGCCGACAAGCCCGCGGCGTTCCGGCTGATCAACGCGCTCAGGCTCGCCAAGAATCTCGCCAACATCGGTGACACCAAGACCCTGGTGATCCACCCGGCCAGCACCATCTGCGCCGACTACACCCCTGAGGTGAAAGCGCTCATGGGGGTAAGCGAGGAACTGGTCCGGGTCTCGGTTGGGATCGAGGATCCGGCAGATATCGTGGAGGATTTCCGTGCCGCACTGGACCGGGTTTAAGGCTGTTCTTTACCAATCATCTATGCTACTAAACGAGGAGCGCATCTAATGAATCTGACAGTGAACGGTAAACCCGCCACCATCGACGGGGAGACCCCCGTCTCCATCACCATCCTGCTCAAAGCGTTGCAGGTCGAGCAGCGTGAGTATGTCACCGTGGAAGTAAACGGAGACATCATGGATCGCGGCGAGTTCGAGGCCACCACGGTCAAGGACGGCGACAGCGTCGAATTTCTTTATTTCATGGGCGGAGGTAGATAGTGAAGCTCACCGAAGAGCAGATTAACCGCTACTCGCGGCACATCCTTCTCAAGGAGGTCGGGGGAAAGGGGCAGCTGAAACTGATGAACGGCCGGGTGCTGGTGATCGGCGCTGGAGGCCTGGGCTCCCCCATCGCGCTGTACCTGGCCGCCGCCGGGGTGGGGACCATCGGCATCGCGGATGCCGACCAGGTCGACCTCTCCAACCTGCAGCGTCAGATCATCCACAGCACCCCCGACGTGGGCAAGGCGAAGGTGCTTTCAGCGAAGGAGAAGATGCTTGCCATCAACCCGGAACTGAACGTGGTCACCTACGAGACCTGGGTCAGCGCCGGGAACATCATGTCGATGATCGCCGACTACGACTTCGTCATTGACGGCACCGACAATTTCGCGGCGAAGTTCCTGATCAACGACGCCTGCGTCCTGGCAGGCAAACCCTACTCCCACGGCGGCATCCTGCAGTTCGACGGACAGACCTTCACCGTGGCCCCTGGCGAGTCTCCGTGCTACCGCTGCATCTTCCCGGAGCCGCCGCCCAAAGACGTGATCCCGACCTGCTCGCGGGCCGGGGTAATCGGCGTTCTCCCCGGCGTTATCGGCACCCTGCAGGCCACCGAAGCGATCAAGTTCCTGCTCGGCGCCGGGGACCTCCTGCATGGCCGTCTGCTCACCTACAGCGCGCTCCGCATGCGCTTCAGGGAGGTTCCCATCAGGAAAAACCCGAAATGCCCGATCTGCGGCGAGAACCCCACCATCACCGAACTGAAGGACGAGTTGGACGCCATGACCGTCTGCGACCTGGGGCACTGACATGCTGGAGATCCCCCGGGAGATACTGGACGCGGTCATCACGCAGGCGCAGGAAGGGTTCCAGCTCGAAGTGTGCGGCATCATGGGGGGGACGGGAAACCGCGTCGCGAGCCGCTACCCGATGACCAACACGGACGCGAGCAACGAGCACTTCATGATGGACCCGAAGGAGCAGTTCGCGGTGGTGAAGGCGATGCGTGCCGCCGGCGAGGAGATGCTGGTCATCTATCATTCCCACCCGGAATCCCCCGCTCGCCCCTCGCAGGAGGATATCCGCCTCGCCCTGACACCCAACGTGTGCCACCTGATCGTGTCGCTGGAAAACCGGGAAGAGCCGGTGGCGAAGGCGTTCAGGATCGCGGCGGGGGTGGTCGAACCGGTGGAAATCAACATCATTTAACAGGGATAAAAGGGATACAGGGGATAACGGCAAAAAGGCTGGTTAAACCCAATAACTCTTCAGATCTTTGGTTTTATCCCTTTTATCCCCTTTATCCCTGTGAATCTTTTTGTCTTTTACCCTTAGGAGAGAAACGTGGCAGAGCAGAAAGTCGATCTGAAAAACCTGAAGGCCGGCGGCTTCATCAAGGAGCGCGGCAAGGACCTGTTCACGGTACGCCTGCGCGTGCCCGGCGGCAGGATGAGCGTGGACCGCCTGTCCAGGATCGCAGCCGTGGCGCAGAAATACGGCAAGGGATACGTGCACTTGTCGGTGCGCCAGTCCATCGAGCTGATCAACATCAACTTCGCCGACTTCGACGCCGTGGTCGCCGAACTGGGCGAGGAACAGCAGAAGGTCGCCTCCTGCGGCGCCCGCGTGCGCGTCCCGACCGCCTGCGGCGGCTGCGAGTACAACCCCAACGGCCTGGTGGACACGCAGAAATCCGCGCTGGACGTGGACCAGAAGCTGTTCGGGACCGCCACGGGGCACCACAAGTTCAAGGTCTGCTTCGCCGGCTGCCCCTTCGACTGCCCCAAGTCGGCCATCAACGACGTCGGCTTCCAGGGCGCGGTTTGGCCCAAACTCGACGCAGACGGCTGCATCAGTTGCGGCCTGTGCGCGAAATCCTGCACCGAGGGGGCCCTCTCCATGGGTGCCGGCAACAAGCCGGTCTTTGATGCCGCGAAGTGCATCTACTGCGGCGACTGCATCAAGGTCTGCCCGACCGGGGCCTGGAGCGCCGAGAAGAAGGGGTACACGGTCCGCATCGGCGGCAAATGGGGGCGCCGTCCCCTGGTCGGGACCCTCTACGCGACATTCGTCCCAGAGGAGCGCGTGGTGGAGTTCATCGCGACAGTCCTCTCCTGGTACCAGGAGAAGGCGGAGGGTGCCGGGCGCGTGCGTCTGGGCGACATCATCATCCGCGAGGGATGGCAGTCGCTGCTGGAGCGCCTGCGCGTCGACTTCCCGGAGTACGTGGTGAAGGAAACCATCGCGCCGCAAGTGGTCCAGACCCAGCTGCCGCTTCCCGGGGTGCAGGCTTAAAAAAAAGCGAGAGGTAACAACATGCAAAGCATCGATCTCAGGGGCGTCACCTGCCCCACCAATTTCGTGATGGCCAAGCTGGAACTGGAGGACATCGAGGCGGGGACCACCGTCGAGTTTCTCCTCGATGACGGCGAGCCGGTCAAAAACGTGCCGAGAAGCCTGAAGGACGAAGGGCACAAGCTGCTCGGCCTGCAGGAAAGGGACGGCTACTACGTCCTGACGCTGGAGAAGGGCGAAGAGTAAATTCCACCTTCGCCGATGCGCCTGCGGATGATTTAACTATCCATTCCCTCGCCCTCCGGGAGAGGGTGCCCGGAGGGCGGGTGAGGGCTGGGCAACGGAGATAGGTCACTTCGCCTACCGCGACGCCCTCACCCCAACCCTCTCCCAGGGGGAGAGGGAGTGAACGACACCCTCACCCCAACCCTCTCCCAGGGGGAGAGGGAGCGAACGATGTCCGAATGAACGGAAAAAGAATGTCTGATAAGAAACGTGTAGTTGTGGCAATGAGCGGCGGCGTCGATTCATCGGTGACCGCCGCTCTTCTCAAGGAGCAGGGGCACGACGTCATCGGCGTATCGCTCCAGCTCTACGAGCGCCCCGAAAAGACGCCGTCCGGCGGTAAAACCTGCTGCTCGCTCACCGACGTCATGGACGCCGCCCGGGTCGCGAAGCGGCTGGGGATCCCCTTCCAGGTGGTGGACCTGCGCCAACGCTTCCAGGAGCTGGTGATCGACGATTTCGTCTCCGAGTACCGCGCCGGCAGGACCCCGAACCCCTGCGCCCGCTGCAACGAGAGGATCAAATTCGGCCTGCTTCTGGAGATGACCGCCTCCTTTGACGCCGACCTCCTCGCCACCGGGCACTACGCCCGCATTGAGGCCGACGCCTGCGGGATCTACCGCCTGCGCAAGGGGCTTGATCCCCGCAAGGACCAGACCTACTTCCTGTTCGGCATGAACCAGCAGCAGCTGGCCCGCACCATCTTTCCGGTGGGGCACCTGGAGAAGCCCGAGGTGCGCCAGCTCGCCGCGCACTTTAACCTCCCGGTGGCGCAAAAGCAGGAAAGCCAGGAGATCTGCTTCATCCCCGACAACGACTACATCCGCTTCCTGGAAGAGAGTGGCGTCGCCCCCCGCGCCGGAGAGATCGTGGACCGCGACGGCAACAGGCTCGGGCTCCACGACGGCATCCACAGGTACACCGTGGGGCAGCGGCGCGGCCTCGGCATCGCCTGGAAGGAGCCGCTTTACGTTACCGCGATCGACACGGCCAACGCGCGGGTGGTGGTCGGCCCCAAGGAGGAGCTGGAGAGAACGTCGCTGCTCGCGGACCAGCTCACCTGGACCAACGCGCCCATTTCCGGCTGTTTCCGCGGTACCTGCAGCATCCGCTACCGGCAGCAGCCGGTGCCGTGCCACGCCGAGTTGTGCAAGGACGGCAGACTCCGGGTGGAATTCGACACGCCGCAGACCGGCGTCACCCCCGGACAGGCGGTGGTCCTCTACGACGGAGATACGGTTGTCGGAGGGGGGTGGATCCTGTAGGCGCTCCCTCGAACTCAGCTCAGGCGCCGGAAAGACGACGCCTTGATCACCGCATACACCTCGTTTCTCGCCTGAATGGCCAGATCGTCGGCAGCCTGCACCACCACTTCCGCGATCAGGGTCTCATGGCCGCAGCGCAACTCCACCCCCACCTTGTTTCCCGACGGGAAGGTATCCATCACGGTGCACTTCAGGAGGTTGCGGGCGCTGACCGCCTCGGGGTGCCTTGTGAACAGGATGATGTCCCTGGAGGAAAGCTCCAATACCGCCATCGGCTCGTCGTTCCCCGCCGAGACGAAGATCTCCTCCATCCCCCACCGGTACACGTACAGCCCCCCCATCTTGCGCAGCTTCTCCACCTGCAAAAGGTTGATGTAACCCACCTGGCTCTGCCCCATCCGGTCGCGCGCCAGCTGCTCGGGCGTGGTCTGCCCCAGCACTCTCCCTCCCCCCATCGCCAGCACCTGGTCCGTCAGAAGCCGTATCTCCAGGAGCGAATGCGAGATGAAAATGTAGGGAATACCGAATTTTTCACTGGCTCGTTTCAAGTAATGGATGATCTGCAATTTGAGACCGTCGTCCAGCGCGGAGAGGGACTCGTCCATGAGGAGCAGGCGGGGGTTGGACAAGATCGCCCGCCCCAGCGCAACCCGCTGCTTCTCCCCTCCGGAGAGCCGGTTCACGCAGCGGTCGAGGAATCCGTCCAGCTTGAGGACTGAAACGAGGCTCTTCACGTCGATGCGCCGTTGCCGGGCCGGGCAGCGCCGGTAGCCGTAGAGGAGATTCGCCTCCACGGTGAGATGCGGGAACAGGCAGCTGTCTTGGAACACGATCGCGATTCTACGCTCCTGCGGCGGGAGATTGATGCCGCGCTCGCTGCTGAAGAGGCAATCGCCGTCGAGCAGAATCTCTCCCTCGTCCGGGGCGAGGAGGCCGGCGATGAGGCTGACCAGCGTCGATTTGCCGCTGCCGGAAGCACCGAACACACCTATCTGCTCCCCCGCCACCCGGAAGCCGGTCTTGAGATCGAAGGCGCCGCCGTAACTCTTGGATACCTCCATATGCAGTTCCATCATTTCCTCCCAAGCTTCCTGGCGAGACTCTCGTGAACCAAAAGCACAACCGTGGAAATGGCGATCGCGATACCGCACAGGAGCAGCGCCGCCCGCTCCTCGCCCGGCGCCCCGGCATAATCGTAGATGGCCAGCGGTATGGTCCGGGTGACCCCGGGTATGCTCCCTGCAACGATGATGGTGGCGCCAAACTCCCCCATGCTGCGCGCGAACATGAGCGAGGAGCCGGCGACGATGCCGGTGCGGGACAGGGGGAGGATCACGGTCGCCAGCGAATCGAGGGAGCTGGCGCCCAGGGTCCGCGAGGCCTGGACGAGACGAGGGTCGATGGATTCCATGGCGATGCGGATGGAACGCACCAGCAAGGGAAAGCCGACCAGGGCGGATGCCAGCACGGCAGCCTTCCAGGTGAAAATGAGACGCAAACCCAGAGGCTCCAACAGGGGGGCGAGCCAGCCACCGTTACCCAGCGCGAGCAGGAGCAGGTATCCCATGACCACCGGGGGAAGGGTAAGCGGCAGGTTCACCAGGACCTCGAGGAGCACCTTGGCCCTGAACCGGAAGAAGGTCATCAGGTACGCGTAGAGAAAGCCGAAAGGGAGACTTATCAGCGTCGCGGTGAGCGCCACCTTCATGGAGAGAACGATGGCATCGAAATCGGAACTGCTGAGGACGGGCATGGGTCACCTCGCTGTGGTGCCACTACCGGTAGCAGGTTTCATTCCCGGATACGGTAAACGCCCCAGATCCTTAAATTGCTGGACATTTGGCGCAAATACGACACGCGGAACAGCAGACGGCACGGGCCGTTCTGCCGTTTTTTAAGGCATATGGAGCGCATCAGAGGCAGAGGGGGGAGGTGGATACGGGAGGGGGCCGGGGGGGTGGGTGAAGCCGCATGCTGCGGAATCAATGCAAGGGGAGGGAGTAACGCTGGTCCTAGATGCTGCGGTCCGGATTCCGAAAGGTACACGCGAAAAGGGCGGCTTTGACTACGGCCGCCCTTCCCTCTTTCTGCCAGACGATGCCTGCTGGTTACCCCGCTACCTTGAACTGACTCATGATCTGCTCCAGATCCTTAACACAGACGGTGAGCTGGGCGGCCTGTCCGGCGCAGTGGTGCGATCCTTCGGCGGTGCTCTGCACGAGATCGGTGATCTGCCGTATGTTGCCACTGATCATTCCGGTGGTGGCCGTCTGCTCCTCGGCAGCCTGCGCTATCTGCACGATCTCGCCGGCGACGACAT
Encoded here:
- a CDS encoding sulfurtransferase TusA family protein, with translation MQSIDLRGVTCPTNFVMAKLELEDIEAGTTVEFLLDDGEPVKNVPRSLKDEGHKLLGLQERDGYYVLTLEKGEE
- a CDS encoding O-acetylhomoserine aminocarboxypropyltransferase/cysteine synthase family protein; the encoded protein is MAEAEKELGFDTKLIHGGIVPGPSGATKSAIVQASAFAYQTAEELEDVFKGRAVGQVYTRIGNPTLEGLEKRLAVIENGIAAVITSSGMSAITTAVMAVVRNGDEILSSASLFGGTYSLFHDTLANYGIKTRFFDPTDLGALEAGVNESTRLIFVETIGNPKMDIPDIAAFSAVSRKYGIPLMVDATVSTPYLARMRDLGADIIIHSTSKYINGTANSIGGAIVDTGSFDWHSEKFPHFEPFHRKYRNFAFTARVRKLIHKDFGACAAPLNAFLSGEGLDTLALRMERHCSNALALARFLKAHPKVAWVNYPGLPDSPFHEVAGRQFGGRFGGLLTFGLADKPAAFRLINALRLAKNLANIGDTKTLVIHPASTICADYTPEVKALMGVSEELVRVSVGIEDPADIVEDFRAALDRV
- the thiS gene encoding sulfur carrier protein ThiS, yielding MNLTVNGKPATIDGETPVSITILLKALQVEQREYVTVEVNGDIMDRGEFEATTVKDGDSVEFLYFMGGGR
- a CDS encoding iron-containing alcohol dehydrogenase produces the protein MEISKFVAPEIIFGRGSLSQIGESVVRLGVSKVFLVSDDDVISAGWVDIAVDYLRAAGLDTVIFSSLTTNPKDCEVTEGAAKYLASGCDGIVSVGGGSPTDVAKAIATIASNGGRLKDYEGINKISTPLPPMVIVPSTAGAGSEVSQFTIIVDTDRKLKMSIISRSLIPDIAIVDPELLKTKDAKLAAATGVDALTHGIESYVSLAATPLTDIHALKAIQLISRNLRRAVAERSDMEANTNMAMASLTAGLAFSNAILGAAHAMTHQVDGLLDQHHGETNASILPHVMRFNLQACPERFRDIAVAMGEDVAGLELEEAAGRSIEAVQRLIEDIGLAKGLSELGLKEEFIPLLSENATKDACLVTNPRYATREQIEQIYRNAM
- the nrfD gene encoding NrfD/PsrC family molybdoenzyme membrane anchor subunit is translated as MIGVSTRPPGGKGNIFTKSFFVLLSLSLVGLFFTAVRFTKGIGAVSNLSDGYPWGIWVAYDVAIGTAVTCGGYTVALLSYIINRGHYNTLVKSAILTSLFGSFLAASSIVVEIGRPWNAHGLLSATSWQPSSAFFELVLCLFGYLIALCLEYLPNLLALMGRGTPTAMRTLALNFLLRKGLVAWQPAGKGRCPVALPRLWTIINRVLICSATAGIILPTMHQSALGSLMLIASTKLHPLWHSPFLPLLFLINCIYFGYAIVIFVSVLSSFVLNRGFHDSQLAAVGRVIPWLTAAWLVIRIGDVMRRDHRGHGDRRFLLHLLPCRVFPYGHRRHPVFPRRRKALPSPSVHRRRGDALGGRVVPVQRLPDRVQSGQRLALLPFFRRSDDRRRHRFGGDTGVSVADQASATASGAAVAVLSIALPELFC
- a CDS encoding M67 family metallopeptidase; this translates as MLEIPREILDAVITQAQEGFQLEVCGIMGGTGNRVASRYPMTNTDASNEHFMMDPKEQFAVVKAMRAAGEEMLVIYHSHPESPARPSQEDIRLALTPNVCHLIVSLENREEPVAKAFRIAAGVVEPVEINII
- a CDS encoding 4Fe-4S binding protein — protein: MAEQKVDLKNLKAGGFIKERGKDLFTVRLRVPGGRMSVDRLSRIAAVAQKYGKGYVHLSVRQSIELININFADFDAVVAELGEEQQKVASCGARVRVPTACGGCEYNPNGLVDTQKSALDVDQKLFGTATGHHKFKVCFAGCPFDCPKSAINDVGFQGAVWPKLDADGCISCGLCAKSCTEGALSMGAGNKPVFDAAKCIYCGDCIKVCPTGAWSAEKKGYTVRIGGKWGRRPLVGTLYATFVPEERVVEFIATVLSWYQEKAEGAGRVRLGDIIIREGWQSLLERLRVDFPEYVVKETIAPQVVQTQLPLPGVQA
- a CDS encoding HesA/MoeB/ThiF family protein, producing MKLTEEQINRYSRHILLKEVGGKGQLKLMNGRVLVIGAGGLGSPIALYLAAAGVGTIGIADADQVDLSNLQRQIIHSTPDVGKAKVLSAKEKMLAINPELNVVTYETWVSAGNIMSMIADYDFVIDGTDNFAAKFLINDACVLAGKPYSHGGILQFDGQTFTVAPGESPCYRCIFPEPPPKDVIPTCSRAGVIGVLPGVIGTLQATEAIKFLLGAGDLLHGRLLTYSALRMRFREVPIRKNPKCPICGENPTITELKDELDAMTVCDLGH
- a CDS encoding thermonuclease family protein, which translates into the protein MRKAGCLLALWSSLLLFVVPAHAQNDPHHPGHMIAGLVVGVSEGDRLTVNSYGTEIPVRLYGIAAPQTAKIDKFTGWYKPGQPYSEDAFRALSLKVLHQVVRLEIRETLVFKTEPTQVAVAVVYLDDRNINLEMLNDGWAWAYRRLLTRGDHPHYIGIERMARARRSGLWIQDNPQPPWEFKPHVKLKTKQN
- the cysK gene encoding cysteine synthase A, with the translated sequence MSRIYQDNSQSIGNTPLVRLNHVTKGAKATVLAKVEGRNPAYSVKCRIGANMIWDAEERGVLKPGVEIVEPTSGNTGIALAYVAAARGYKLTLTMPETMSIERRRVLAALGANLILTPGSAGMKGAVAKAEEIAASDPARYFLPQQFKNPANPAIHEKTTGPEIWADTDGAVDVIVSGVGTGGTISGISRYLKHTKGKAVISVAVEPKESPVIAQKLAGQELKPGPHKIQGIGAGFIPETLDLSLIDRVEAVDSNEALEFAKRLTKEEGLLVGISSGAAVAAAVRLANLDEFAGKIIVVILPDLAERYLSTALFEEA